Proteins encoded within one genomic window of Lynx canadensis isolate LIC74 chromosome B2, mLynCan4.pri.v2, whole genome shotgun sequence:
- the PM20D2 gene encoding peptidase M20 domain-containing protein 2 produces MRPGEERPLEGGACSGVSQLELLKLRAAERIDEAAERLGALSRAIWSEPELAYEEHRAHGVLTRFFEREPPAASWAVQPHYQLATAFRAEWEPLGVRAARRPLQLGFLCEYDALPGIGHACGHNLIAEVGAAAALGVKGALEGLPGPPPPVKVVVLGTPAEEDGGGKIDLIEAGAFKNLDVVFMAHPSQENAVYLPDVAEHDVIVKYYGKASHAAAYPWEGVNALDAAVLAYNNLSVLRQQMKPTWRVHGIIKSGGVKPNIIPSYSELIYYFRAPTMKELPVLTKKAEDCFRAAALATGCTVEIKGGAHDYYNVLPNKSLWKAYIENGKKLGIEFISEDAMLNGPSGSTDFGNVTFVVPGIHPYFYIGSNALNHTEQYTEAAGSQEAQFYTLRTAKALAMTALDVIFKPELLERIKEDFKLQLQEEEFLNTIE; encoded by the exons ATGAGACCGGGAGAGGAGCGGCCCTTGGAGGGGGGCGCTTGCAGCGGCGTCTCCCAGCTGGAGCTGCTGAAGCTGCGCGCCGCGGAGCGCATTGACGAGGCGGCCGAGCGCCTGGGGGCCCTGAGCCGCGCGATCTGGAGCGAGCCCGAGCTGGCCTACGAGGAGCACCGGGCCCACGGCGTGCTGACGCGCTTCTTCGAGCGCGAGCCTCCAGCTGCCTCTTGGGCAGTGCAGCCGCACTACCAGCTGGCCACGGCCTTCCGCGCAGAGTGGGAGCCGCTGGGGGTCCGTGCGGCGCGGCGCCCGCTGCAGCTGGGCTTCCTCTGCGAATACGACGCGCTGCCAGGCATCGGGCACGCCTGCGGCCACAACCTGATCGCCGAGGTCGGGGCGGCGGCCGCGCTGGGCGTGAAGGGAGCCCTGGAGGGGCTCCCTGGGCCGCCTCCGCCGGTGAAG GTAGTTGTCCTGGGAACGCCTGCAGAAGAAGATGGTGGTGGCAAAATTGATTTAATTGAAGCAggggcttttaaaaatcttgatgtTGTTTTTATGGCCCACCCATCCCAAGAGAATGCTGTTTATTTACCTGATGTGGCTGAACATGA TGTGATTGTGAAATACTATGGAAAAGCATCTCATGCTGCTGCATATCCCTGGGAAGGAGTAAATGCATTAGATGCTGCCGTTCTCGCCTACAACAATCTGTCTGTGTTGAGACAGCAAATGAAACCAACCTGGAGAGTTCATG GCATAATAAAAAGTGGTGGTGTAAAACCCAATATCATTCCGTCTTATTCTGAATTAATCTATTACTTCCGTGCACCCACAATGAAAGAACTTCCAGTTTTGACCAAAAAGGCAGAAGATTGCTTCAGAGCTGCAGCTTTGGCTACTGGGTGTACA GTAGAAATTAAAGGTGGAGCACATGATTATTACAATGTTCTTCCCAATAAGAGCCTATGGAAAGCTTatattgaaaatggaaaaaaactggGAATAGAATTTATTTCAGAAGATGCAATGTTGAATGGCCCTTCAG GATCTACTGATTTTGGAAATGTTACTTTTGTGGTTCCTGGGATTCATCCATATTTTTACATTGGATCTAATGCCTTGAATCATACAGAACAATATACTGAAGCTGCAG GGTCACAAGAAGCTCAGTTCTACACTTTGCGTACGGCCAAAGCTCTGGCAATGACTGCGTTGGATGTTATTTTTAAACCAGAGTTGCTGGAGAGAATCAAGGAGGACTTTAAATTGCAACTTCaagaagaagaatttttaaatacaatagaaTAA